A window from Cryptomeria japonica chromosome 1, Sugi_1.0, whole genome shotgun sequence encodes these proteins:
- the LOC131026761 gene encoding high mobility group B protein 15 → MSDQPIDINNISQEEQVQNETRLSSQPIPSPSSPKDSHLVPSSSSQQGTIPSDEICAQSVVKHEEAFDGALVPNFLPPQGATPINKIYPQPVLKNEEAVADTKVFLDTLNKFHAAIGTKFMVPTIGGKELDLRLLYLEVTSRGGLKQVIKDRKWKEITAVFNFPSTATNASFVLRKYYISLLHHYEQVYFFGAQGHLIPPPPTALPAPSPVSNSPILNEPANPPLDEVQPLIRKKKRRASTPISGVSPASSVGHPVTGVIDGKFEHGYLVTVVVGSEKLSGVLYQVPTGFSREQFAEVPSYLNIHNNGDAALGVRPRRRRRRKDEIKKRDPDHPKPNRSGYNFFFAEQHTKLKALHPGKDREISKMIGDSWNNLNEEEKSVYQELGLKDKERYRSEMQEYKEKQKLQSHDTEVSIAGNEGIIQQLGNQHGLQFECQGTSITTIEGMNLHLANHSSLCEHQPDNHESVTETTGFKMADLPDMSDTINTIVPKKLESLVGSTVLADQQCSVDTTMSIKEESCIQEDKCKQLVSEQ, encoded by the exons ATGTCAGACCAGCCCATTGATATCAATAACATTTCTCAAGAGGAGCAAGTTCAGAATGAAACTCGATTGTCTAGCCAACCCATACCATCCCCGTCTTCTCCAAAAGACAGTCATTTGGTTCCTAGTTCCTCATCACAACAAGGAACAATACCAAGCGATGAGATTTGTGCCCAGTCAGTTGTCAAGCACGAAGAAGCATTTGATGGTGCATTGGTTCCCAATTTCTTACCACCACAAGGAGCAACCCCAATCAACAAGATTTATCCCCAACCAGTTTTAAAAAATGAAGAAGCGGTTGCCGATACTAAAGTGTTCCTTGATACTTTAAACAAGTTTCATGCTGCTATTGGTACAAAATTCAT GGTTCCAACTATTGGAGGCAAAGAACTGGATTTGCGTCTTTTATACCTGGAAGTTACTTCTCGAGGAGGTCTGAAACAA GTCATCAAAGACAGGAAATGGAAAGAGATAACTGCAGTGTTTAATTTTCCATCAACAGCAACCAATGCATCCTTTGTTCTACGTAAATACTACATTAGCTTGCTTCATCATTATGAGCAAGTTTACTTCTTCGGGGCCCAGGGTCATCTAATTCCCCCGCCACCAA CCGCTCTACCTGCTCCAAGCCCTGTTTCAAACTCACCAATTTTAAATGAGCCTGCTAATCCACCTTTGGATGAAGTCCAGCCTCTGATCAGGAAAAAAAAGAGGAGAGCTTCAACTCCTATTTCTGGAG TTAGCCCTGCATCATCTGTGGGTCATCCCGTCACTGGAGTTATAGATGGAAAGTTCGAACATGGTTATCTTGTTACTGTGGTAGTTGGCTCAGAGAAATTAAGTGGTGTATTATACCAGGTGCCGACAGGATTTTCCAGAGAACAGTTTGCAGAAGTACCTAGTTACTTGAATATTCATAATAATGGGGATGCTGCTTTAGGGGTTCGCCCTCGTCGCCGTCGCAGGAGAAAAGATGAAATTAAGAAAAGGGATCCTGATCATCCTAAGCCAAATAGGAGTGGCTACAATTTTTTCTTTGCTGAGCAGCATACAAAATTGAAAGCATTGCATCCTGGCAAGGATAGGGAGATCAGTAAAATGATTGGTGATTCATGGAATAAtctaaatgaagaagaaaaatca GTTTACCAGGAGCTTGGATTGAAGGATAAGGAAAGGTACAGAAGTGAAATGCAAGAAtacaaagagaaacaaaaattgcAGTCCCATGACACAGAAGTGTCGATTGCTGGAAATGAAGGAATAATTCAACAATTGGGAAATCAGCATGGACTGCAGTTTGAATGCCAGGGAACTTCCATTACTACAATTGAGGGAATGAATCTCCATCTTGCCAATCATTCTAGTCTCTGTGAGCACCAACCAGACAATCATGAATCTGTTACAGAAACAACAGGCTTTAAGATGGCGGATTTGCCTGATATGTCTGACACTATAAATACCATTGTGCCTAAAAAACTGGAATCTTTGGTTGGTAGCACTGTTTTAGCAGATCAACAATGTTCAGTGGATACCACCATGTCCATTAAGGAAGAAAGTTGcatccaagaagacaagtgtaagCAATTAGTATCAGAACAATAA